AGATTCCCGCCGCGAGCGTGAGTCGCCCCACATACAGCCACCGCAGCAGCCGCCTCGGCACCATCGCTCTACTCGGCTTGTTCAGGGGACCAGGCCCGGCTTGCGCCCGCTGCGCCGGTGTCAGGCCCGTAACGTATTGCAGGAGCTTGCAATCTGCAAGGAATGAGAATGGCGAAACGAGACCAGGACGAAGGTGCGCCTGGCGACGAGGCGGAGCCCGCCTTGTTCGCGCGCGCGCACGTACACGCGCGCATGCACAGCTACTCGAATAGTCCAGCCCCTCATCGGCTATCCGGCACCTCATCGGCTATCCGGTCCGTCGAGGCTGTCTCACCGAGCCCACTTCAGCCTCCCCACATTCCCCATGCCCCGCTCGCACGCACCCGTATCGTCACACCTTCGCTAGCGCCAGCGCCCGGACCACATCCGCGAGCACCCGCTCCGGCTCGGCCCGAAGCCGCTTCCATGTGACGCGGATCACCCGGATGCCTGCTGCGATCAGCGCTGAGTCGCGACGCCGGTCGCTCTCGAACTTCCTGTTCGTCGAATGGAATGCGTGACCGTCCACCTCGACCACGAGGCCCTCGGCCCGCCAGTAGAAATCCACCTCGAACCCTGCGACTCTCGAGTTCACCGCTGGTGTTTCGACTCCCGCCCGACGAACGAGAGCGAGAAACCTCTCCTCCGCCTCCGAGCGGGTGCGCACTGGTGCTCTTCCGCTCGCCAGCATGGCGCGCAGTCGCGCAGCGCCACGCGCATCGGGACGACCGGCGAGGTGGCGCTCCAGCGTCGTTTGATCGAGAATCCGCAGGGCGAGGGCTTCCGCCAGGGCGCGTTCCAGCTCCCGCTCAGGAAGCACCCCGGCCAGGTCGCAGATGGTGCGCGCGGGCGACGTCAGGCGAATGCCGTCGAGCACCTCGACGTCGTCGGCGCTCAGTGCGGACACGTGGTGCACGCGGATGCCCTTCCGTTTGGCCACCCTCCTCCCCGCCAGCGTCACGTCGACGTGCGCCCCGTCGGTCCAGGCGAGGATCCGGCGCAGGCCGGCCGCGGTGAGGTGACTCACAACGCTACCGGGCATTGCGAGCATCGCCGCAAACACCCACGTGCGGGGCGTGGTCAGCGGCCCGATGCGGTACACGCCGCGATGCACCGGCTGGAGCCAGCCCGACCTGACGCGGTGGTCGATCGTCGAAACGGACATTCCCA
This sequence is a window from Longimicrobiales bacterium. Protein-coding genes within it:
- a CDS encoding type IV toxin-antitoxin system AbiEi family antitoxin domain-containing protein — translated: MSSSRRQQPHAQGSDPTERPQHDTGAIVAGARRQHLLRGERGRPEWAERLEGREARHCASAERLEGREARHCASAELLDAGASADGGVSAQRPASRAHLHASINTLAGRQDGAVSREQLVDLGMSVSTIDHRVRSGWLQPVHRGVYRIGPLTTPRTWVFAAMLAMPGSVVSHLTAAGLRRILAWTDGAHVDVTLAGRRVAKRKGIRVHHVSALSADDVEVLDGIRLTSPARTICDLAGVLPERELERALAEALALRILDQTTLERHLAGRPDARGAARLRAMLASGRAPVRTRSEAEERFLALVRRAGVETPAVNSRVAGFEVDFYWRAEGLVVEVDGHAFHSTNRKFESDRRRDSALIAAGIRVIRVTWKRLRAEPERVLADVVRALALAKV